The Blautia hydrogenotrophica DSM 10507 genome window below encodes:
- a CDS encoding MATE family efflux transporter, whose protein sequence is MKEIAKENKMGVMPIPKLLMTMSLPMVISMLVQALYNVVDSMFVAQLNENALTAVSLAFPIQNLMISILTGTGVGINALLSRSLGEKKFDKANQVAMHGLLLAGCSYLIFLILGIFGSHAFFAVQTQDAQILGYGTDYMRIICICGFGISFQVILERLLQSTGRTMYSMVTQSVGALTNIVLDPIMIFGLFGFPRLEVAGAALATVTGQTVAAILALTFNIKRNHELRFSFRDFSVSGRIIREIYSVGIPSIIMASIGSVMTFGMNKILIAFTSTATAVFGVYFKIQSFVFMPVFGLNNGMVPIIAYNYGARKNKRIMETIRDSVFVAVAIMLAGLAVFQLMPDKLLGIFNASEEMMSIGEPALRIISVSFLLAGFNIVSSSIFQALGHGVLSLIVSVVRQLFVLLPVAFLFSRTAGLQAIWWSFPIAELVAFALCAAFLRKIKRTKIDPLGQNH, encoded by the coding sequence GTGAAAGAAATAGCAAAAGAAAATAAAATGGGGGTCATGCCGATTCCCAAACTGTTGATGACAATGTCTCTGCCGATGGTTATTTCTATGTTGGTACAGGCCTTGTATAATGTAGTCGACAGCATGTTCGTTGCACAGCTGAATGAGAATGCTCTGACGGCGGTCTCGCTGGCGTTTCCTATTCAGAATCTGATGATCTCAATTTTGACAGGAACAGGTGTGGGTATTAACGCACTCTTGTCAAGAAGTCTGGGAGAGAAAAAGTTTGACAAGGCCAATCAAGTAGCGATGCATGGCCTATTGCTGGCAGGATGCAGTTATTTGATTTTTTTGATACTGGGAATTTTTGGCTCTCATGCATTTTTTGCGGTGCAGACTCAGGATGCTCAGATTTTGGGGTATGGTACTGACTATATGAGGATTATCTGTATCTGTGGTTTTGGAATTTCGTTCCAGGTAATTCTAGAAAGGTTACTTCAGTCCACAGGACGCACGATGTATTCTATGGTCACTCAAAGTGTAGGAGCGCTGACCAATATTGTCCTGGACCCAATTATGATTTTTGGACTATTTGGTTTTCCGAGGTTGGAAGTCGCAGGCGCGGCTCTTGCCACAGTGACCGGGCAGACAGTGGCAGCGATATTGGCTTTGACGTTTAATATCAAAAGAAACCATGAGCTCAGATTTTCGTTCCGGGATTTTTCTGTATCAGGTAGGATCATTCGGGAGATCTATTCGGTGGGAATTCCTTCTATCATTATGGCGTCGATTGGTTCGGTGATGACTTTTGGAATGAATAAGATATTGATCGCATTTACTTCCACGGCGACAGCAGTATTTGGAGTGTATTTTAAGATTCAGAGTTTTGTCTTTATGCCGGTTTTTGGACTGAACAATGGAATGGTGCCGATCATTGCCTATAATTATGGCGCCAGAAAAAATAAGCGCATTATGGAGACCATACGGGACAGCGTGTTTGTGGCAGTGGCGATTATGCTGGCTGGATTGGCAGTTTTTCAGCTGATGCCAGATAAACTCCTAGGAATTTTTAATGCCTCCGAGGAAATGATGTCCATAGGAGAGCCAGCTTTACGCATCATCAGTGTGAGCTTTCTCCTAGCTGGTTTTAATATTGTGAGTTCTTCCATATTTCAGGCTCTGGGTCACGGTGTGCTGAGTCTGATCGTGTCGGTGGTAAGGCAGCTTTTTGTGCTACTGCCTGTGGCATTTTTATTTTCGCGGACGGCGGGATTGCAGGCGATCTGGTGGAGTTTTCCGATCGCAGAGCTTGTCGCGTTTGCGCTCTGTGCGGCCTTTTTGAGAAAAATTAAAAGGACGAAAATTGATCCTCTGGGACAAAATCACTGA
- a CDS encoding FAD-dependent oxidoreductase, whose amino-acid sequence MKSLKLRDNFYWTGIVDKDLRVFDIIMYTEFGTTYNSYVMKAGDKTILFETAKEKFFDDYLEKLEEITEVTKIDYLVVNHTEPDHAGSVERLLELNPGLKIIATGCAVGFLKEIVNGEFTAIPVKDGQRMQIGDKTLRFLIVPNLHWPDTMYTYIEEEQILVTCDSFGSHYGCETLMSKVTDQEGYMRATKYYFDNIIGPFKAYMKKALDRIQELDISMICTGHGPVLDTKIDFIIQTYREWCTVVNPNPRKTVIVPYVTAYGYTGMLAQEIAKGIRDSGDVDVRCYDMVEADQEKVLEELGFADGILFGTPTIVGEALKPIWELVTSIFAGTHGGKLASAFGSYGWSGEGVPHIIERLKQLRMKVVDGLRVRFKPSEADLVDAYEYGYQFGCTLQNKENPKKRSARKTLVKCVICGEIFDSSVEVCPVCGAGREHFVPVEAEETAYHRDTKDFYVILGNGAAGFQAAKAIRERDRTGSILMISNEPYSAYNRPMLTKSIMADLQADQIAIENQQWYEENNIIQVLGREVIAIDTQSQEVELEDGTRLRYSKLIYALGSECFIPPIPGTDKKQVVAIRRLSDTQKIAALLPGVKNVVVIGGGVLGLEAAWELRKAKCKVTVLELSPQLMGRQLDEPASEMLRLASESQGIEILTGVQIVEIQGDDKVTGVCLGDQKVLPADLVIVSCGVRANVGIAQKTGIQTDRAVLVNDKMETNISGIYACGDCAEYQGINYAIWPEASEQGKVAGANAAGDDLSYNPVPAALNFHGMNTALYAAGDNGKNSNLVYKTVEYKDMAKKQYQKLYFLNNRLCGVILIGDVSKMAELSQALEEHAPYQKVMR is encoded by the coding sequence ATGAAGTCTTTGAAACTGAGAGATAATTTTTATTGGACTGGGATTGTGGACAAGGATTTGCGAGTATTTGACATCATCATGTATACGGAGTTTGGTACTACATACAACTCGTATGTGATGAAAGCGGGGGATAAGACAATTCTCTTTGAAACCGCGAAGGAGAAGTTTTTTGATGATTATCTGGAAAAATTGGAAGAGATCACTGAAGTGACGAAGATTGACTATCTGGTAGTCAATCATACAGAGCCAGACCATGCGGGTAGTGTAGAGCGTCTGTTGGAGCTGAATCCGGGACTGAAGATTATTGCGACCGGTTGTGCGGTTGGGTTCTTAAAGGAAATCGTGAACGGAGAGTTTACAGCGATACCTGTAAAAGACGGACAAAGAATGCAGATCGGGGATAAGACCCTGCGGTTTTTGATTGTGCCGAACCTTCATTGGCCGGATACCATGTATACGTATATCGAGGAAGAACAGATTTTAGTGACTTGCGACTCTTTTGGTTCTCATTATGGCTGTGAGACATTGATGAGCAAGGTGACAGACCAAGAAGGCTACATGAGGGCGACGAAATATTATTTTGATAATATCATCGGGCCTTTTAAAGCCTATATGAAAAAAGCATTGGATCGTATTCAGGAGTTGGATATCTCCATGATCTGTACAGGACATGGGCCAGTTCTGGATACAAAGATTGATTTTATCATACAGACTTATCGAGAGTGGTGTACCGTTGTCAATCCGAATCCGAGAAAAACGGTTATCGTCCCGTATGTAACTGCCTATGGATACACGGGAATGCTTGCTCAGGAAATTGCAAAGGGAATTCGAGACAGTGGAGATGTAGATGTGCGTTGCTATGATATGGTAGAGGCAGATCAGGAGAAAGTCCTGGAAGAGTTGGGATTTGCTGACGGAATACTCTTTGGAACGCCGACGATTGTGGGAGAGGCTCTGAAACCTATCTGGGAGCTCGTGACGTCTATTTTTGCCGGGACCCACGGCGGAAAGCTGGCCAGTGCTTTTGGCAGCTACGGCTGGAGTGGAGAGGGAGTTCCCCATATCATTGAGAGGCTAAAACAGCTTCGTATGAAGGTTGTTGATGGACTTAGAGTGCGGTTTAAACCGAGTGAGGCCGATCTGGTAGATGCGTATGAATATGGCTATCAGTTTGGCTGCACACTTCAAAATAAAGAAAATCCTAAGAAAAGATCGGCCAGAAAAACCCTGGTAAAATGCGTGATCTGTGGGGAGATTTTTGACTCGTCGGTAGAGGTCTGTCCGGTGTGCGGTGCAGGCAGAGAACATTTTGTGCCGGTTGAGGCAGAGGAGACGGCCTATCACAGAGATACGAAGGATTTTTATGTGATTTTGGGAAACGGAGCGGCAGGTTTTCAGGCAGCTAAGGCGATCAGAGAGAGGGACCGTACAGGTTCTATCTTGATGATTTCCAATGAACCTTACTCTGCTTACAATCGTCCCATGCTGACGAAATCAATTATGGCCGATCTGCAGGCTGATCAGATCGCCATCGAGAACCAGCAGTGGTATGAAGAGAATAATATCATTCAGGTTCTCGGAAGAGAAGTTATCGCTATTGACACACAGAGTCAGGAGGTGGAATTGGAAGACGGCACCAGGCTCAGATACAGTAAGCTGATCTATGCGTTGGGCTCTGAGTGTTTCATTCCGCCTATTCCTGGAACGGATAAGAAGCAGGTGGTGGCCATCCGAAGACTGAGCGATACACAGAAGATCGCAGCCCTTTTGCCGGGAGTAAAGAATGTGGTCGTGATTGGCGGCGGCGTTTTGGGGCTGGAAGCAGCTTGGGAGCTGAGAAAGGCAAAGTGTAAGGTGACGGTGCTGGAGCTGTCCCCGCAGCTTATGGGACGGCAGCTGGATGAACCTGCCAGCGAGATGCTCAGGTTAGCCAGTGAGAGCCAGGGAATTGAGATTTTGACTGGTGTCCAGATTGTAGAAATTCAAGGGGACGATAAAGTTACCGGAGTGTGTCTGGGAGATCAAAAGGTACTGCCTGCGGATCTAGTAATTGTATCCTGTGGTGTAAGAGCAAATGTAGGAATTGCCCAGAAAACTGGGATTCAGACAGACCGAGCCGTCCTGGTGAATGATAAAATGGAGACTAATATTTCGGGAATCTATGCCTGTGGAGACTGTGCAGAATACCAAGGTATCAACTATGCGATCTGGCCTGAAGCCTCTGAACAGGGCAAGGTGGCCGGTGCAAATGCGGCGGGAGATGATCTGAGCTACAATCCAGTTCCAGCAGCTTTGAATTTTCATGGTATGAATACGGCCTTGTATGCAGCGGGGGACAATGGCAAGAATTCCAATTTGGTCTATAAAACTGTGGAGTATAAAGATATGGCTAAGAAGCAGTATCAGAAGCTGTATTTTCTGAACAATCGTCTGTGTGGAGTAATTCTGATCGGGGATGTGAGCAAAATGGCAGAATTGTCTCAAGCGTTGGAAGAACATGCTCCTTATCAGAAAGTGATGAGATAA
- a CDS encoding response regulator transcription factor, giving the protein MKKILVADDDYLLRDLIKDILEEKNYEVLEAKNGQEAVEIFNQNPEISLVILDVMMPQYDGMEVLRRIRLQSNVPVLILTALGDTQNELSSLRSGANDYMAKPFHPEVLLARAENLMRMVRNKSDSHLQVGEVVVDEKKCRVYVRGKEISLTHKEYQLLVYLMQNRDIVLTRDQILEKVWGFDYEGDIRTIDTHIKMLRMDLKSCGSYIRTIRGMGYTLSSEG; this is encoded by the coding sequence ATGAAAAAAATCTTGGTAGCTGATGACGATTATTTGTTAAGAGACTTAATAAAAGATATACTGGAAGAGAAAAATTATGAGGTGTTAGAGGCTAAAAATGGGCAGGAGGCTGTTGAGATTTTTAATCAGAATCCTGAAATCTCACTGGTGATACTTGATGTCATGATGCCTCAATACGATGGCATGGAAGTTCTGAGGAGAATCCGGCTGCAATCCAATGTGCCGGTTTTGATACTGACAGCGTTAGGAGATACGCAGAATGAGCTGAGTAGCCTTCGCAGTGGGGCAAATGATTATATGGCGAAGCCTTTTCATCCAGAAGTGTTGCTGGCCAGAGCAGAAAATTTAATGCGGATGGTGAGGAATAAGTCAGATAGCCATTTACAGGTTGGAGAGGTCGTGGTAGACGAAAAAAAATGCCGCGTTTATGTGAGGGGAAAAGAAATCAGCCTGACACATAAGGAATATCAGCTGTTGGTCTATCTGATGCAGAATAGGGATATCGTGTTGACAAGGGACCAAATTTTGGAAAAAGTGTGGGGATTTGATTATGAGGGGGACATACGTACGATTGACACTCACATTAAAATGCTTAGAATGGACTTGAAAAGCTGCGGCAGTTACATACGCACAATTCGAGGAATGGGGTATACTCTGAGTTCGGAGGGATAA
- a CDS encoding sensor histidine kinase encodes MFNSLRKKYALTGVGLILAFLLVSLLLNGLLKEPFLIWENHRKMEAICDQIQRWMREDREGLQKNIEELGFQENVKISIFGEDYQILATTQLRGEREKSVKEKLVKKLKAIRDILDKEGVYFRKDERKGRKDLSYLVQVEKAGSLGYVVVRKSIPGIQKNMMLMDLFYVLSSLVTLAAGSVIIVWLAGKMVRPLENMNQVTRRIAQLDFEESVQVKSKDELGTLAASINSMSDQLKFNMEELQKELEFRKGMLRSLAHELKTPIAVIEGYTEHMPYIAESQPQKLQKYVDVIAKECVRMDQMIREILELCAYENRENIVQVTAFSSGIFLRELAQQTWEEFSRTVEILDEIDGYIAGDYQMLQRAVYNYIKNAVFHSRDAGIIRLTARNEGQNWIFSVYNSGSHIDEAELEKIWEVFYKSDQARTRERTSCGIGLAIAKEVAHAHRGRTWAKNMTDGVEFYLSIPSSSVDKKGG; translated from the coding sequence TTGTTTAATTCTTTGAGAAAAAAATATGCGTTGACGGGAGTAGGTTTAATCCTGGCCTTTCTATTGGTTTCTTTGCTGCTGAATGGGCTGCTGAAAGAACCGTTTTTAATCTGGGAAAATCACCGCAAAATGGAGGCTATCTGTGACCAGATTCAAAGGTGGATGAGAGAAGACCGAGAAGGATTACAGAAGAATATTGAAGAACTTGGGTTTCAGGAAAATGTGAAAATTAGTATTTTTGGTGAAGACTATCAGATATTGGCAACGACCCAGTTACGAGGTGAGCGGGAAAAGAGCGTAAAAGAGAAGCTGGTGAAAAAATTAAAGGCTATTCGGGATATTCTGGACAAAGAAGGGGTTTATTTTCGGAAAGATGAGCGGAAAGGTCGAAAAGATCTTTCATATCTGGTACAGGTGGAAAAGGCAGGAAGTCTTGGATATGTGGTTGTGAGGAAGTCCATCCCGGGTATTCAAAAGAATATGATGCTGATGGATTTATTTTATGTGCTTTCTAGCTTAGTTACTTTGGCAGCAGGCAGTGTGATTATTGTGTGGCTGGCAGGTAAAATGGTACGGCCATTGGAGAATATGAATCAGGTCACACGGAGAATTGCGCAGCTTGATTTTGAGGAGAGCGTTCAGGTAAAATCCAAAGACGAGCTGGGGACTTTGGCAGCTTCGATCAACTCCATGTCAGATCAGTTAAAATTCAATATGGAAGAACTGCAAAAAGAGTTGGAATTTCGAAAAGGAATGCTGCGAAGTCTTGCCCATGAGTTGAAGACTCCGATTGCTGTAATCGAGGGATATACGGAGCATATGCCATACATCGCGGAAAGTCAACCGCAGAAATTGCAAAAGTATGTGGATGTAATTGCGAAAGAATGTGTCAGAATGGACCAGATGATTCGCGAGATTTTGGAGTTGTGCGCATACGAGAACCGGGAAAATATTGTTCAAGTCACAGCATTTTCGTCAGGGATTTTTCTGAGAGAATTGGCACAGCAGACCTGGGAAGAGTTTTCCAGAACAGTGGAGATTTTAGATGAGATTGATGGATATATAGCCGGCGATTATCAAATGCTTCAAAGAGCGGTGTACAATTACATTAAAAATGCTGTCTTTCATAGCAGGGACGCGGGTATTATTCGCCTGACGGCCAGAAACGAGGGGCAGAATTGGATTTTTTCTGTTTATAATAGTGGGAGTCATATAGACGAGGCAGAGTTGGAGAAAATTTGGGAGGTGTTCTATAAATCTGACCAGGCCAGAACGAGGGAGCGGACGAGCTGTGGGATTGGCTTGGCTATTGCAAAAGAAGTGGCCCATGCACATCGAGGCAGGACCTGGGCTAAAAACATGACAGACGGAGTTGAGTTTTATCTGTCAATCCCCTCAAGTAGCGTGGACAAAAAGGGAGGCTGA
- a CDS encoding D-alanyl-D-alanine carboxypeptidase family protein, with protein sequence MRQKWKRALVAFAVFVSLMGQTVFAQVEEPVSTKGEMDEPAENSQRVKVSSECGLVMDVGTQTVLYEKNGEELHYPASITKLLTALVVMERCELDETVIFSHDAVYEVESGSGNNQGFEAGDKLTVEDCLYAMILESSNPAANALAEHTSGSLEAFVNEMNQKAEELGCENSNFENPSGLNDEAQKTTAYDMGLISSEVFKNDTLKEICSAETYQLPPTLNQTEGYLLHMEHRLVNGEEQKDDRWDLVAGKTGYTTMAGNTLVTYAEEDDKQLVSVVMQSEQTHYEDTNNLLNYGFDNYERLVVAEREKQAEIQAAAIAAAAAPTDTGEKTSQVTQTAEKSLDTALILKFAVAAGVVLVILILLFISHMKKKERERRRREMLMRKRRKRAREMQMRRQQDYQMLRVYERSGR encoded by the coding sequence ATGAGACAAAAATGGAAAAGAGCACTTGTCGCTTTTGCTGTGTTTGTGAGCTTGATGGGGCAGACAGTATTTGCGCAGGTGGAGGAGCCGGTGTCCACAAAAGGGGAGATGGACGAGCCGGCAGAGAATTCACAGAGGGTAAAGGTTTCTTCGGAATGTGGACTGGTAATGGATGTGGGAACACAGACAGTTTTGTATGAGAAGAACGGAGAAGAATTACACTATCCGGCCAGTATCACAAAACTTTTGACAGCTTTGGTAGTGATGGAACGTTGTGAGCTGGATGAGACTGTGATTTTTTCTCACGATGCGGTTTATGAAGTGGAGTCGGGTAGCGGAAACAATCAAGGATTTGAAGCAGGAGACAAGCTTACGGTGGAAGACTGTCTCTATGCAATGATTTTAGAGTCCTCTAATCCAGCAGCTAATGCGCTTGCGGAACACACGAGCGGAAGTCTAGAGGCTTTTGTCAACGAGATGAACCAAAAGGCGGAGGAGCTGGGCTGTGAAAACAGCAATTTCGAAAATCCCTCGGGGCTGAACGATGAGGCCCAGAAGACCACAGCGTATGATATGGGGTTGATTTCCAGTGAAGTATTTAAGAATGACACTTTGAAGGAAATATGCTCCGCTGAAACTTATCAGCTTCCGCCGACTTTAAATCAGACAGAGGGATATCTTCTGCACATGGAGCATAGACTGGTAAATGGTGAGGAACAAAAAGATGACCGATGGGATTTAGTGGCAGGAAAGACCGGCTATACTACGATGGCAGGGAATACCTTAGTGACGTATGCCGAGGAGGATGACAAACAACTGGTCTCAGTGGTGATGCAGAGTGAACAGACGCACTATGAGGATACGAACAATTTATTAAACTACGGATTTGATAACTACGAACGGTTGGTTGTGGCAGAACGGGAGAAACAGGCGGAGATCCAGGCTGCGGCAATTGCTGCTGCTGCGGCTCCTACAGATACCGGAGAGAAGACATCACAGGTTACTCAAACGGCTGAGAAGTCTTTGGACACGGCGCTGATTTTAAAGTTTGCAGTGGCAGCGGGCGTTGTGCTTGTCATCCTCATTCTTTTGTTTATCAGTCATATGAAGAAAAAAGAGAGGGAGCGCAGAAGAAGAGAAATGCTGATGCGCAAGAGAAGAAAGCGGGCAAGAGAGATGCAGATGCGCCGGCAGCAGGACTACCAAATGCTACGGGTTTACGAAAGGTCAGGGAGATAG
- a CDS encoding DUF1847 domain-containing protein: protein MHMISHGHDENKGSKTYAVQQEEKIGASTCADCRIHGCWEEKPKKLPGNCPGRKKELLEYSLKEYQKSENHRFFVTSSEIEKMGYGQWTRIRETIEFCKRMNYKKIGIAFCKGLREEAKVLVKIFRRHGFHVVAVMCKSGGVDKAQTGVEEEMKLHPGEFEAMCNPIFQATLLNEQETDFNLAVGLCVGHDSLFYKYSRAMVTTVITKDRVLAHNPVGALYCAESYYREKL, encoded by the coding sequence ATGCATATGATATCGCACGGACACGATGAGAATAAGGGGTCAAAGACATACGCTGTACAGCAGGAAGAGAAGATAGGAGCTAGTACATGTGCGGATTGCAGAATTCACGGCTGTTGGGAGGAAAAACCTAAAAAGCTTCCCGGGAACTGCCCGGGGCGCAAAAAAGAACTTTTGGAATATTCTCTAAAGGAGTACCAAAAATCGGAGAATCATCGATTTTTTGTGACTTCTTCTGAAATTGAGAAGATGGGATATGGACAGTGGACCAGAATCCGGGAGACCATAGAATTCTGTAAACGTATGAACTATAAAAAGATAGGAATTGCTTTTTGTAAAGGTCTGAGGGAAGAGGCCAAGGTGCTGGTGAAAATATTTCGCAGACATGGTTTTCATGTTGTGGCGGTTATGTGTAAATCGGGAGGTGTTGACAAAGCCCAGACTGGAGTTGAGGAGGAGATGAAGCTTCATCCAGGAGAATTTGAGGCTATGTGCAACCCAATTTTTCAAGCGACACTGTTAAATGAACAGGAGACAGATTTTAATCTTGCGGTTGGGCTGTGTGTAGGCCACGATTCACTTTTTTATAAGTATTCAAGGGCTATGGTGACGACAGTAATTACGAAAGATAGAGTGTTGGCGCACAATCCGGTGGGAGCACTGTACTGTGCAGAAAGCTATTACAGAGAAAAATTATAA
- a CDS encoding cupin domain-containing protein, with amino-acid sequence MTKATERTTLDVPLQAPGKGHLLKEGLLTEKELGQHCRMFSRVTLEPGSALGYHEHHGETETYYLLEGKGVYNDDGSLIPVEAGDVTFCEDGHGHGVENTGDTDLVFIALILKN; translated from the coding sequence TTGACAAAAGCAACTGAACGCACGACACTCGATGTTCCCTTACAAGCTCCTGGAAAAGGGCATCTGTTAAAAGAAGGATTATTAACTGAAAAGGAACTAGGCCAACACTGCCGCATGTTCTCAAGAGTCACTCTCGAACCAGGAAGCGCTCTGGGCTACCATGAACACCATGGAGAAACCGAGACCTATTACTTGTTGGAAGGAAAAGGAGTCTACAATGACGACGGCTCTCTCATTCCTGTGGAAGCTGGCGATGTGACTTTCTGTGAAGATGGTCACGGCCATGGCGTGGAAAATACTGGGGATACTGACCTAGTATTTATCGCGTTGATTTTAAAAAATTAA
- the greA gene encoding transcription elongation factor GreA has translation MRNQLTKNDVEKIKEEIEYRKLVVRKEALEAVKEARAHGDLSENFEYHAAKKDKNRNESRIRYLERMLKTSEIVSDESKDDEVGLFNTVELYFEEDDETEKFKVVTSVRGNSLKGLISTESPLGKAIMGKKTGDRVEIKVSDSYSYYVVIKSIENTHDDGSDQIRKY, from the coding sequence ATGCGTAATCAATTGACGAAAAATGACGTGGAAAAGATAAAAGAAGAGATTGAGTACCGCAAACTGGTGGTTCGTAAAGAAGCGCTAGAGGCGGTCAAGGAGGCAAGAGCCCATGGGGATCTCAGTGAGAATTTTGAGTATCATGCGGCGAAAAAAGATAAGAACCGTAATGAGAGCAGAATTCGTTATTTAGAAAGAATGCTGAAGACTTCTGAGATTGTTTCTGATGAGTCGAAGGACGACGAGGTGGGCCTGTTCAATACGGTGGAGCTGTATTTTGAAGAAGACGATGAGACGGAGAAGTTCAAGGTGGTGACATCTGTGAGAGGAAATTCTTTGAAGGGGTTAATTAGCACGGAATCTCCGCTCGGAAAAGCGATTATGGGAAAGAAGACTGGAGATCGGGTAGAGATTAAAGTCAGCGATAGCTACAGCTATTATGTCGTGATTAAATCCATTGAGAATACCCATGATGACGGGAGCGACCAGATTCGGAAATATTGA
- a CDS encoding branched-chain amino acid aminotransferase: MEKKNIDWSNLDFAYMPTDKRYVSNYKDSAWDEGTLTEDSTVHINECAGVLQYAQTVFEGLKAYTTEDGHIVTFRPDLNAERLENSALRLEIPPFPKDRFIDAVTQVVSANAAYVPPYGSGASLYLRPYIFGSNAVIGVKPADEYQFRLFCTPVGPYFKGGVKPITIRVCDFDRAAPHGTGHIKAGLNYAMSLYAIMDAHRQGFDENMYLDSATRTKVEETGGANFLFVTKDNKVVTPKSDTILPSITRRSLIYVAKEYLGLEVEEREVLFEEVKDFAECGLCGTAAVISPVGKIVDHGKEICLPSGMSEMGPVTKKLYETLTGIQQGRIQAPEGWIHVIQ, from the coding sequence ATGGAGAAAAAAAACATCGACTGGAGTAACCTTGACTTCGCTTACATGCCGACAGACAAACGTTACGTATCCAATTACAAGGACAGCGCTTGGGATGAAGGCACACTCACCGAAGACTCTACAGTACACATCAATGAATGCGCCGGTGTTCTGCAGTACGCTCAGACAGTTTTTGAAGGTCTGAAAGCTTACACCACAGAAGACGGACATATCGTAACTTTCCGTCCCGATTTAAATGCGGAACGTCTGGAGAATTCTGCTCTCCGACTGGAAATTCCTCCATTTCCAAAAGATCGTTTTATTGACGCAGTGACTCAAGTGGTATCTGCCAACGCAGCTTACGTGCCTCCTTATGGTTCCGGTGCCTCCTTATATCTGCGTCCCTATATATTTGGAAGCAACGCTGTAATCGGCGTAAAACCTGCGGATGAATACCAGTTCCGCCTGTTCTGTACTCCTGTAGGCCCTTATTTCAAGGGTGGCGTAAAACCGATTACCATTCGTGTCTGCGATTTTGACCGTGCAGCGCCACATGGAACTGGACACATCAAAGCCGGACTGAACTATGCAATGAGCCTCTATGCAATTATGGATGCTCACCGCCAAGGTTTTGACGAGAACATGTATCTGGACTCTGCTACAAGAACAAAAGTAGAGGAAACCGGCGGAGCAAACTTCCTGTTCGTGACTAAAGATAACAAAGTCGTAACCCCGAAATCTGATACGATTCTGCCATCTATCACCCGCCGTTCTTTGATCTACGTAGCAAAAGAATATCTGGGCCTGGAAGTGGAAGAACGTGAAGTCCTCTTTGAAGAGGTAAAAGATTTTGCAGAGTGCGGTCTTTGCGGTACCGCCGCTGTCATCTCCCCAGTGGGAAAAATTGTAGACCATGGCAAAGAAATCTGCCTGCCAAGTGGAATGAGCGAGATGGGGCCAGTGACTAAAAAACTGTACGAGACACTGACCGGAATTCAGCAGGGTCGGATTCAAGCTCCAGAAGGATGGATTCATGTAATCCAATAA
- a CDS encoding HD domain-containing protein: MKNDQTISYKEIQKNEEINLLITQGNAILEILGYTEHSKHHALKVANTAGEILKDLGYSKHKIELARIAGYLHDIGNSINRNDHAHSGAILAYELLKGLGMPLKDAITVASAIGHHDEETGTAIDEISAALILADKTDVRRNRVRNPIIANFDSHDRVNYSVLSAKIKVCTDKKVIQMDLELDDSISTVMDYFEIFLKRMAMCQKAAQVLGLKFKLIANGSKMC, encoded by the coding sequence ATGAAAAATGATCAAACAATCTCCTACAAAGAGATACAAAAAAATGAGGAAATCAATCTCTTAATCACTCAGGGAAACGCTATCCTAGAAATTCTAGGCTATACCGAGCATTCCAAGCACCACGCCTTAAAGGTAGCCAACACTGCCGGAGAAATTTTAAAAGATCTCGGATACAGCAAACACAAAATTGAGCTTGCTAGAATAGCAGGGTATTTGCATGATATTGGCAATAGCATCAATCGAAATGATCATGCACACAGCGGCGCTATTCTGGCCTACGAACTTCTCAAAGGTCTGGGAATGCCTTTAAAAGACGCCATCACAGTAGCCAGTGCAATCGGTCATCACGATGAAGAGACCGGAACTGCTATTGATGAAATAAGCGCTGCTTTGATTCTCGCAGACAAAACGGATGTGCGGCGTAACCGTGTCCGAAATCCTATCATTGCCAACTTTGACTCCCATGACCGAGTCAATTACTCTGTACTATCAGCAAAAATAAAAGTATGCACTGACAAAAAAGTCATTCAGATGGACTTAGAACTAGATGACTCCATCAGCACTGTCATGGATTATTTTGAAATTTTTTTAAAGCGAATGGCCATGTGTCAAAAAGCGGCTCAGGTGTTAGGACTCAAATTCAAGTTAATCGCAAATGGAAGCAAAATGTGCTGA